The Niastella koreensis GR20-10 genome includes a window with the following:
- a CDS encoding RNA polymerase sigma factor: MPQLDTYKEKELFRRIADGDELAFADIFHRYKSPLFDYGMKITKSQVAAEELVQECFLKLWLSRQNLPSIENPVGYLHMMARNAGVDYLRRLSLDAAMQQKVWAGISATENATLQKVQVSETQKLINEAVAQLPAQQREVFMLSRYEGLSYEQIGLQMGIAGNTVKNHLVKALKFIREYLGNKYGGPVILIIMSFPGPFLIK; encoded by the coding sequence GTGCCTCAACTCGATACGTATAAGGAAAAGGAACTGTTCCGGCGCATAGCTGATGGTGACGAGTTGGCATTCGCTGATATTTTCCACCGCTATAAATCCCCTCTTTTTGACTATGGCATGAAGATCACCAAATCGCAGGTAGCTGCTGAAGAACTTGTACAGGAATGCTTTTTAAAGCTCTGGCTGTCAAGGCAAAATTTACCTTCTATTGAAAATCCGGTGGGCTATTTACATATGATGGCAAGAAATGCGGGGGTGGATTATCTCCGCAGGCTTTCGCTGGATGCAGCCATGCAGCAAAAAGTTTGGGCGGGTATTTCGGCAACAGAAAATGCAACCCTGCAAAAAGTACAGGTAAGTGAAACGCAAAAGCTTATTAATGAGGCAGTGGCGCAACTGCCGGCGCAGCAACGCGAAGTTTTTATGCTCAGCCGCTATGAAGGATTGAGCTATGAGCAAATAGGCCTTCAAATGGGTATTGCTGGAAACACGGTAAAAAATCACCTGGTGAAAGCGTTGAAGTTCATCAGAGAGTACCTGGGCAATAAATATGGTGGGCCTGTTATATTGATAATCATGAGTTTTCCGGGCCCGTTCCTGATAAAATAA
- a CDS encoding two-component regulator propeller domain-containing protein, with translation MRFAIYLYFLFCAGDCIASDTLSVRYLGIDQGLSNNAVTCIYKDHNGFMWFGTYDGLNRYDGCAFRVFRNTIGDATSLLDNHVFCINSDNENKVWVGSGKGVSIYDPNRSAFFTPRFSKVGSSENVPLYDAVLSIKNAGNTMLVGTVHNGLIVFTGSGETGKQLVLPGQTGAAYNIQAIEYDSIRNAVWFFVNDRGLYKYDIASKRIVAVASGVAQCYSIFPRSNGDVLIAGDSGVARVYHNIFKRFDPIPQMIVRDIAEDAKGALWIATDGNGLWYLSPGGNRAQPLSLAGEAINSNSIYDLYIDPEGREWIGTLRGGVNILERDGSSFKTISYHKGRTEDVNDFILSFCEDDRSNLWIGTDGAGLRYWDKQKNSFTKYVHSADPGSVRSNFITCIARDYKNDIWISSWFGGIDKLNRSNNTFRHYSCYDPFQKNEEKNCWQVYEDSKRRLWASASNKGHLFLYNRPADQFELFDSSLFDLQVLMEDRSGNFWGGNYNSLIKIDPEKKQHKIFFIGYTVRSICEDKRHNFWVGTEGGGLLLFDRGKGTYRRITTKDGLPNNVILKILEDNKGDLWMSTYYGLCRYDPVLKTFRNFTQADGLQSNQFSFNAAMIAKNGDFLFGGIKGFNSFYPDSVYDKKNIPHLFLTGIKIDNAPVEAGPAYVVSHNKDIITGIAVPFDKALSFDFTALQYSNANNLNYAYYLKGWDKNWSIANNIKTANYSHIREGAYTFYVRVMNPDGVWNEEVQLLAVRVLPPWYRTWWAYLLYTVFTIGIVCAFLYYYRRQDRLRYEIKLALLEKQKEKELAERKISFFTDISHEFRTPLTLIVSPLKDLMAEAGPGLIQKKLSTIHRNARRLLSLVDQLLLFRKVESIEQQLHLSRFDINEVCNEVFLSFTQRAASKNIRFIFDRPLDEVGYCGDKEKIEIILFNLLSNALKYTPDNGEVQLSLTGGNGQIRIIVKDTGCGISESISSRLFDVFYQANNTGKASQTGFGIGLYVSKKLAIAHEGALSYVSAEGEGTTFTLILPNNKLTSMQHAGEEDRCGRPSIIHELVEESREEGDTTTDNRSKVIDKIISGLPTMVIVDDDADLRSYVKEIFIEQFNIYETNDGASAFDLIGRELPDIVISDVIMGKMDGIELCRKLKENAHLAHIPIILLTGSSSEKSKLTGLECGAEDYVSKPFSKELIVARVQNILTSRNRLQQYFFNTITLKPASSIESDHKEFLTRCIEIVDQNMENPEFNVQLFCQGIGMSQPTLYKRIKAISGLTVNVFVRYLRLRKAAELLINTSKTVVEVTYATGFNDLRYFREQFSKLFGMTPSEFIRRYRKPLGNKIIK, from the coding sequence ATGAGATTCGCCATTTATCTATATTTTCTTTTCTGTGCAGGCGATTGCATTGCTTCAGACACACTCTCTGTAAGATATCTGGGCATTGACCAGGGGCTTTCAAACAACGCCGTAACCTGTATTTACAAGGACCACAATGGTTTTATGTGGTTTGGCACCTACGACGGATTAAACCGGTACGATGGTTGCGCCTTTCGCGTTTTTAGAAATACCATAGGAGATGCAACTTCCCTTTTGGATAACCATGTTTTTTGTATTAATTCCGACAATGAAAATAAAGTTTGGGTAGGCAGCGGAAAGGGCGTAAGTATTTACGACCCCAACCGGTCTGCCTTTTTTACACCCCGTTTCAGCAAAGTGGGTAGTTCAGAAAACGTACCGCTGTATGATGCTGTATTGTCGATAAAGAATGCCGGCAACACCATGCTGGTTGGTACTGTTCATAACGGGCTCATTGTGTTTACCGGTAGTGGAGAAACCGGCAAACAGCTTGTACTCCCCGGGCAAACCGGTGCGGCATACAATATTCAGGCCATTGAATATGATTCAATACGGAACGCGGTGTGGTTCTTTGTCAATGATCGCGGTCTGTATAAATATGACATCGCAAGTAAAAGAATAGTGGCCGTAGCTTCGGGGGTAGCCCAATGCTACTCCATTTTTCCGAGGTCCAATGGCGATGTTTTGATCGCAGGTGATTCAGGAGTGGCCAGGGTTTACCATAACATTTTTAAACGATTTGATCCGATCCCGCAGATGATTGTAAGAGACATCGCAGAGGACGCCAAAGGTGCGCTATGGATAGCCACAGACGGGAACGGATTGTGGTATTTATCGCCGGGTGGCAACAGGGCCCAGCCGCTTTCTTTAGCAGGAGAAGCCATAAACAGTAATTCTATCTATGATCTTTATATTGATCCCGAAGGCCGTGAATGGATCGGAACCTTGAGAGGGGGAGTGAATATTTTGGAAAGGGATGGCAGCTCGTTTAAAACAATCTCGTATCACAAAGGCAGAACTGAAGATGTGAACGATTTTATTTTATCTTTTTGCGAAGACGACCGGTCGAACTTATGGATTGGGACGGATGGAGCCGGGTTGCGTTACTGGGATAAACAAAAAAATAGTTTTACGAAATATGTTCATTCGGCAGATCCCGGATCTGTGAGGAGCAACTTTATTACCTGTATTGCCCGCGATTATAAAAACGATATCTGGATTTCCTCCTGGTTCGGCGGCATAGATAAGCTGAACAGATCAAACAATACATTCAGGCATTATAGCTGTTATGATCCTTTTCAAAAAAATGAGGAGAAAAATTGCTGGCAGGTCTATGAAGACAGCAAACGGCGGTTATGGGCATCTGCCAGCAACAAAGGCCATCTGTTCCTGTATAACAGGCCGGCCGATCAATTTGAACTTTTCGATAGTTCGTTGTTTGATCTGCAGGTGTTGATGGAAGACAGATCGGGTAATTTTTGGGGTGGCAATTACAACTCTTTAATAAAGATCGATCCGGAAAAAAAGCAACATAAGATTTTCTTTATCGGGTATACCGTCAGGAGTATCTGCGAAGATAAACGACATAATTTCTGGGTTGGCACAGAAGGCGGCGGGTTGCTGTTATTTGACCGCGGAAAAGGAACATACCGGCGAATAACTACAAAAGACGGGCTCCCCAACAATGTAATATTGAAAATACTGGAAGATAATAAGGGGGATCTTTGGATGAGTACGTATTATGGCCTGTGCCGTTACGATCCGGTTTTAAAGACGTTTAGAAATTTTACGCAGGCGGATGGCTTACAAAGCAACCAGTTCAGTTTTAATGCGGCTATGATTGCTAAAAACGGGGATTTTTTATTTGGCGGCATCAAAGGGTTTAACAGTTTTTATCCGGATAGCGTTTATGATAAAAAAAATATTCCCCACCTGTTTCTTACCGGTATAAAGATCGACAATGCGCCCGTGGAAGCCGGTCCTGCTTATGTTGTTTCACACAATAAAGACATTATCACCGGCATAGCGGTGCCATTTGACAAGGCGCTTTCATTCGATTTTACCGCATTGCAGTATTCAAATGCAAATAACCTCAATTACGCTTATTATTTAAAAGGGTGGGATAAGAACTGGAGTATTGCCAATAATATAAAGACGGCCAATTACAGCCATATACGGGAGGGCGCCTATACGTTTTATGTAAGGGTAATGAACCCGGATGGCGTTTGGAATGAGGAGGTACAATTGTTGGCTGTTAGGGTATTACCGCCCTGGTACCGGACCTGGTGGGCGTATTTATTATATACGGTCTTTACAATTGGTATTGTCTGTGCCTTTCTCTATTATTACCGGCGCCAGGACCGGTTGCGGTATGAGATTAAGCTGGCATTGCTTGAAAAACAAAAAGAAAAAGAACTCGCAGAAAGAAAGATCTCTTTTTTCACAGACATCTCTCATGAATTCAGAACACCCCTTACCTTAATTGTAAGCCCTTTGAAAGACCTTATGGCAGAAGCGGGTCCCGGGCTTATTCAAAAAAAATTATCGACCATCCACCGGAATGCCCGGCGTTTGTTAAGCCTGGTGGACCAGTTGTTGTTGTTCAGAAAAGTAGAATCTATAGAGCAGCAGCTTCACCTTTCCAGGTTCGACATCAACGAAGTATGTAATGAAGTGTTCCTGAGCTTTACGCAACGCGCAGCATCCAAAAATATCCGCTTTATTTTTGACAGGCCTTTGGATGAAGTAGGCTATTGTGGAGATAAGGAGAAAATTGAAATAATTTTATTTAACCTGCTTTCAAATGCATTGAAGTATACGCCGGACAACGGAGAAGTACAATTGTCATTAACTGGCGGGAACGGGCAAATACGTATCATTGTTAAAGACACCGGGTGTGGAATTTCAGAAAGTATCAGCAGCCGGTTATTCGATGTATTTTACCAGGCAAACAATACCGGAAAGGCGTCACAAACGGGGTTTGGTATTGGGTTATATGTTTCAAAAAAACTGGCAATTGCACATGAAGGCGCATTATCTTATGTAAGTGCGGAAGGGGAGGGTACCACTTTCACGCTCATTCTTCCAAACAATAAATTGACATCGATGCAGCACGCCGGGGAAGAAGACAGGTGTGGCCGCCCCAGCATTATTCATGAACTGGTTGAAGAAAGCCGCGAAGAAGGGGACACCACCACCGACAACAGGTCGAAGGTTATTGACAAAATCATTTCGGGGTTGCCAACGATGGTCATTGTTGATGATGATGCGGATCTGAGAAGCTACGTAAAGGAAATATTCATTGAGCAATTCAATATCTATGAAACAAATGATGGGGCATCTGCCTTTGATTTGATCGGCAGGGAATTACCCGATATTGTTATCAGCGATGTTATAATGGGCAAAATGGATGGTATTGAGTTGTGCCGTAAGCTGAAAGAAAATGCACACCTGGCTCATATTCCCATCATATTATTGACGGGAAGCTCTTCTGAAAAATCTAAATTAACGGGGCTGGAGTGTGGCGCTGAAGATTACGTGAGTAAGCCTTTTAGCAAAGAATTGATTGTTGCCCGGGTTCAAAATATCTTAACATCCAGGAACAGGTTGCAGCAATATTTTTTCAATACAATTACCCTGAAGCCAGCCTCCAGTATTGAATCGGATCATAAAGAATTTCTGACAAGGTGCATCGAGATCGTGGATCAAAATATGGAAAATCCGGAATTTAACGTTCAACTCTTTTGCCAGGGAATAGGTATGAGCCAACCCACTTTATACAAAAGAATTAAGGCTATTTCCGGTTTAACGGTAAACGTATTTGTAAGGTATTTACGATTAAGGAAGGCGGCGGAACTATTGATCAATACAAGTAAAACGGTGGTAGAAGTTACTTACGCAACAGGTTTTAATGATCTCAGGTATTTCAGGGAGCAATTCTCCAAATTGTTTGGAATGACCCCTTCAGAATTTATTAGGCGTTATAGAAAACCTTTGGGCAACAAGATCATAAAGTAG
- a CDS encoding RagB/SusD family nutrient uptake outer membrane protein — translation MKKNIVCIILIAAIVAGPLISCNKSVLDQTPVSAVSDDALFKSTDPGLLTAYVNNMYQGLPHGFDWSMLASLTDEALTQACTWAGQQQAMLSQLTPSNLGPFNNGNCPELQHFAWTNEYSFIKSTNVFFSKIDAAPIDTATKRGLKGEVFFLRAYLYQNLVSLYGGVPIITKAYTLTDSFSVPRNSYAECIQFISDQCDSAAQYLPVTQTQVGRATKGAALGLKSRALLYAASDLYNGGNGTVPDPFAGYAHPELVRYTSFSASDRQTRWQKAKDAALAVINLGVYSLYQPNPASQTEAAANYGNLFIQMSTPEDIFVKYVSTNTVANWNDYGKTYGPGLFHNPNGFWGWGVDAPTQQFVDEYEMNNGTAFSWSNPVQAAAPYQNRDPRFYATVLYDGASWRTRTTDILPYEGSGKLQTGYQDTSAAHPTTDDIKYESGGFDTHNPPTGANIWNWSPTGYYLRKWSDPNLDPLKVLQATPWRYMRYTEVLLNYAEASLGLGDAATATTYINMIRKRAGMPPIANATKANLQHERKIELAFEELRYFDIRRWMICDPAVYGQKAGFSNVWSIHIFYPYNGSANYGSGTPVYTPVANVSGAGNYANLDYSGGRAWNPKSYFLPIAYDEMNKNLKLIQNPFY, via the coding sequence ATGAAAAAAAATATTGTTTGCATTATTTTGATAGCGGCCATTGTAGCAGGCCCGCTGATCTCATGCAATAAAAGTGTGCTTGACCAAACGCCGGTGAGTGCAGTTTCTGATGACGCTCTTTTCAAATCAACCGACCCCGGATTATTAACGGCCTATGTTAATAATATGTACCAGGGGTTGCCGCATGGTTTCGACTGGTCAATGCTGGCTTCGCTTACCGATGAAGCGCTTACACAGGCATGCACCTGGGCAGGGCAGCAACAGGCCATGTTAAGCCAGTTAACCCCCAGCAATTTAGGGCCGTTCAACAACGGTAATTGCCCCGAATTACAACATTTTGCCTGGACCAATGAGTATTCGTTCATCAAGTCTACCAATGTTTTCTTTTCGAAAATAGATGCAGCACCGATAGATACGGCTACCAAACGCGGGTTAAAGGGAGAAGTGTTTTTCCTTAGAGCTTATTTGTACCAGAACCTGGTGTCTTTGTATGGTGGGGTACCCATTATTACAAAAGCGTATACATTAACGGATAGTTTTAGCGTTCCCAGAAATTCCTATGCCGAATGTATTCAGTTTATTTCAGACCAATGCGACAGTGCTGCCCAGTATCTTCCTGTAACACAAACGCAGGTAGGCAGAGCTACCAAAGGCGCGGCACTTGGCTTAAAGTCAAGAGCCCTGTTATATGCAGCCAGCGATCTGTACAACGGCGGCAATGGCACGGTACCCGATCCGTTTGCAGGGTATGCACATCCCGAACTGGTAAGGTACACCAGTTTTTCGGCAAGCGACAGGCAAACCCGTTGGCAAAAGGCGAAGGACGCAGCGTTGGCGGTAATAAACTTAGGCGTATATTCCCTGTACCAGCCCAACCCGGCATCACAAACGGAGGCAGCCGCTAATTATGGCAATCTCTTTATTCAAATGAGTACGCCGGAAGACATTTTTGTAAAATATGTTTCCACCAATACGGTTGCCAACTGGAACGATTATGGAAAAACGTATGGTCCCGGACTTTTCCACAATCCCAATGGCTTTTGGGGCTGGGGAGTTGATGCGCCCACCCAACAATTCGTAGATGAGTATGAGATGAATAATGGCACTGCCTTTAGCTGGAGCAACCCGGTTCAGGCTGCAGCGCCCTATCAAAACCGCGATCCCCGTTTTTACGCCACGGTGTTGTATGATGGCGCCAGCTGGCGGACAAGAACAACCGACATTTTACCATATGAAGGATCAGGAAAACTGCAAACCGGCTATCAGGATACTTCAGCGGCCCATCCAACAACCGACGACATTAAGTATGAATCCGGCGGTTTTGATACACATAATCCACCTACCGGCGCCAATATCTGGAACTGGTCGCCCACCGGCTATTATTTGAGAAAATGGAGCGATCCGAATCTCGACCCATTAAAAGTGTTGCAGGCTACACCATGGCGTTATATGCGTTATACTGAAGTGTTGCTTAATTATGCCGAGGCCAGCCTGGGCCTGGGCGACGCAGCAACGGCCACTACCTATATCAATATGATCAGGAAAAGAGCCGGCATGCCCCCTATAGCCAATGCTACGAAGGCGAACCTGCAGCATGAACGCAAGATCGAGCTGGCATTTGAAGAATTACGTTATTTTGATATTCGCCGCTGGATGATCTGCGACCCTGCAGTATATGGACAAAAAGCCGGCTTTAGCAATGTGTGGAGCATTCATATATTTTATCCTTATAATGGTTCTGCAAACTATGGTTCCGGCACACCTGTTTACACGCCGGTTGCCAATGTGAGTGGAGCGGGTAACTATGCCAATCTGGATTACTCGGGTGGCAGGGCATGGAATCCCAAATCTTATTTCCTGCCCATTGCTTACGATGAAATGAACAAAAACCTGAAGCTTATTCAAAACCCGTTTTACTGA
- a CDS encoding SusC/RagA family TonB-linked outer membrane protein, whose product MKKIKLLLVACSLLLLNVAALAQTRTIIGNVKDSKTGEPLPGATIKILHTDIGTSADTKGSFKIEVPSTISKVVLSISGVGYTTVEITPRDENVFVGLSPENKLLTDVVVIGYGTAKKATLTGAVSTIKAKEVTEAPVTNVTNGLAGRLPGLVAVTSSSEPGSDGTNLRIRGSNTFNDNSVLVVIDGVPDRSLERIDPNTIESITVLKDASAAIYGSRAANGVILVTTKQGKTGKPEITLNGNYGYNQPTKLPKMADAPLYATALNEIAYYNNPSGGLNQTYTTDQIQKFSDGSDPLRYPNTDWFKTVLKPQSVQSNANLSISAGTEAMRYFVALDMKKQDGQYRNSATYYKQYGFTSNIDAKINKNIRVAVNVNGRLEDKHYPQKSAGTIFNDLVSAYPTSVAWWPNGLPGPAREHGENPVVISTGATGVNNDKYYVLNSNLKLDVNIPWVKGLSFNGNVSYDNGFDFDKNFTRPWRLYSWDKTTVDAGGNPVLTSNVFGAGAYNSPTLYESFQNNYSKLAYGLLNYQTNIGENHNLKLMVGTQLSKGNSESFNAYRDLFASTAVQEMFAGATANQATGGTGTVNSRLSYFGRANYSFANKYLVEFVGRYDGSYIFAPGHRFGFFPGVTAGWVASEEKFFKENIKFIDYFKLRGSWGKTGNDRVQDFQYLTKYLFGSSYYNQPGQYYPFVVNNAGALNELQTVYDSAIANPNITWEIANQSNIGFNATFLNNRLSVEADYFYYKRSNILWPPNATVPASAGLTLPSVNYGKAQNKGFDFNITYSDVTPSKFSYSISVNGGYAQNKVLQWGEAPGAPAWQQTTGHPMGSGLYYVADGLIHNSKDSLDYASGFTSWGLSTKPAPGDIRYADIAKNDTMDSRQQKRIYKSSIPTFTFGTYINLGYKNFDLSILLQGATGAVTYVNSDGGTFTNFRKSLLDGRWSPTNPEGNNPRTPNRGNYYWDNTGNTFFLHKTDYVRLKTLQFGYTLDPKLLQKANIKNLRVYLSGQNLLTWCPGLKDFDPEAGANAKPTDLRNAIPSISGGNYPLSRVVAMGMTMTF is encoded by the coding sequence ATGAAAAAAATCAAACTACTGCTGGTAGCATGTTCATTATTGCTACTAAACGTTGCCGCATTGGCCCAAACCAGGACCATTATCGGCAATGTCAAAGATTCAAAGACCGGGGAACCTCTTCCCGGAGCCACCATTAAGATCCTTCACACCGACATCGGTACCTCGGCAGATACAAAAGGGTCGTTTAAGATCGAGGTTCCTTCAACCATCTCAAAAGTGGTTTTATCTATTTCCGGAGTTGGTTACACAACCGTTGAAATTACCCCACGCGACGAAAATGTTTTTGTGGGACTTAGCCCTGAAAACAAACTGTTGACCGATGTAGTGGTTATTGGTTATGGAACCGCTAAAAAAGCAACTTTAACGGGAGCTGTCAGCACAATTAAAGCCAAAGAAGTAACGGAAGCGCCGGTGACCAATGTTACCAACGGTTTAGCCGGAAGGCTGCCCGGCCTGGTGGCAGTTACCAGCAGCAGCGAACCAGGTTCCGATGGCACTAACTTACGCATTCGCGGCAGCAACACGTTTAACGATAACAGCGTTTTAGTGGTGATTGACGGTGTGCCGGACAGAAGCCTGGAGAGAATTGACCCGAACACCATTGAAAGTATAACCGTATTGAAAGATGCTTCTGCAGCTATTTATGGTTCAAGAGCGGCCAACGGCGTTATTTTAGTTACTACCAAGCAGGGAAAGACCGGGAAACCCGAAATTACACTGAATGGTAATTATGGCTACAACCAGCCTACCAAATTGCCTAAAATGGCAGATGCCCCGCTGTACGCTACTGCATTAAATGAAATAGCGTATTACAACAATCCTTCAGGTGGCTTGAACCAGACTTATACTACCGACCAGATCCAGAAATTCAGTGATGGCTCAGACCCTTTGCGTTACCCCAATACCGATTGGTTTAAAACAGTTTTAAAACCCCAGTCGGTGCAAAGCAATGCAAACCTTTCGATTTCCGCAGGAACCGAAGCGATGAGATATTTTGTTGCGCTGGATATGAAGAAACAGGATGGTCAATATAGAAACAGCGCCACTTATTATAAACAATATGGCTTTACCTCGAATATCGACGCTAAAATAAACAAGAACATTCGCGTGGCTGTAAACGTGAACGGACGTTTAGAGGATAAACATTACCCGCAAAAATCTGCCGGTACAATCTTTAACGACCTGGTATCAGCCTATCCAACCTCTGTTGCCTGGTGGCCCAACGGTTTACCTGGCCCCGCACGCGAGCACGGCGAAAACCCGGTTGTAATTTCAACCGGCGCTACGGGTGTTAATAACGACAAGTACTATGTGTTGAATTCGAATTTAAAGTTAGATGTCAACATTCCCTGGGTAAAGGGCTTATCGTTTAACGGAAATGTGTCTTACGATAACGGCTTTGATTTTGATAAGAATTTCACCAGGCCCTGGCGGTTATATTCGTGGGATAAAACTACTGTCGATGCCGGTGGCAACCCGGTGCTCACTTCCAATGTTTTTGGCGCCGGTGCGTATAATTCACCTACTTTATACGAATCGTTCCAGAATAATTATTCAAAACTGGCTTATGGGTTGTTGAATTATCAAACGAATATCGGCGAGAACCACAACCTGAAATTAATGGTGGGAACACAGCTGTCGAAAGGAAATTCAGAAAGCTTTAATGCTTACAGAGACCTGTTTGCTTCTACCGCTGTTCAGGAAATGTTTGCGGGTGCAACGGCCAATCAGGCCACCGGGGGCACAGGTACGGTAAACTCCCGGTTGAGTTATTTTGGAAGGGCTAATTACAGCTTTGCCAATAAATACCTGGTTGAGTTTGTAGGCCGGTACGATGGTTCGTACATCTTCGCGCCCGGCCATCGATTTGGTTTTTTCCCGGGCGTTACGGCGGGCTGGGTAGCTTCGGAAGAAAAGTTCTTTAAAGAAAACATTAAATTCATCGACTATTTTAAATTGAGGGGCTCGTGGGGGAAAACGGGTAACGACCGCGTACAGGATTTTCAATACCTGACCAAGTATTTATTTGGCAGCAGTTATTATAACCAACCCGGTCAATATTATCCCTTTGTGGTTAACAACGCAGGCGCACTCAATGAACTGCAAACGGTGTATGATAGCGCTATTGCCAACCCGAACATCACCTGGGAAATTGCCAACCAAAGCAACATCGGCTTTAATGCCACTTTCCTGAACAACAGGTTGTCGGTAGAGGCCGACTACTTTTATTATAAAAGGAGTAATATTTTGTGGCCCCCAAATGCCACGGTACCTGCTTCGGCGGGTTTAACGCTGCCTAGCGTAAACTATGGTAAGGCGCAAAATAAGGGATTCGATTTCAATATTACCTACAGCGATGTTACCCCCAGCAAATTCAGCTACTCCATATCGGTTAACGGCGGTTATGCCCAGAACAAAGTATTACAATGGGGCGAGGCGCCCGGCGCACCGGCATGGCAGCAAACCACCGGACATCCCATGGGTTCAGGATTGTATTATGTAGCTGATGGCCTGATCCATAATTCGAAAGATTCCCTCGATTATGCAAGCGGTTTTACCTCATGGGGGCTTAGTACAAAACCAGCGCCCGGTGATATCAGGTATGCGGATATTGCGAAAAATGATACCATGGATTCGCGCCAGCAGAAAAGGATCTACAAAAGCAGTATTCCTACATTCACTTTTGGCACCTATATTAATCTTGGCTATAAGAATTTCGATCTGTCGATTTTGTTGCAGGGTGCAACAGGAGCTGTTACGTATGTTAATTCAGACGGTGGAACGTTCACCAATTTCCGCAAAAGTTTGTTGGACGGCCGCTGGTCTCCTACAAACCCGGAAGGTAACAATCCAAGAACACCCAACCGCGGTAACTATTATTGGGACAATACCGGCAACACTTTCTTCCTTCATAAAACTGATTATGTTCGTTTAAAAACGTTACAGTTCGGCTATACGCTCGATCCAAAACTCCTTCAAAAAGCAAATATTAAAAATCTGCGCGTGTATTTGAGCGGGCAAAATTTGTTGACCTGGTGCCCCGGTTTGAAAGACTTTGATCCCGAAGCGGGGGCAAATGCCAAACCAACCGATCTGAGAAATGCAATACCCAGTATTTCAGGCGGTAATTATCCATTGTCGCGTGTAGTGGCCATGGGAATGACCATGACATTTTAA